The stretch of DNA AAGCCTGTAATTGACATGCATGCATCTGACAATTTTGGACTTGAGGCGTATTAAAGGCAAGTGCATCATCTCTACCAGTATCGCTTTTGATCGTCTTTGAgcatcttcttttttctcttcaacACCCCCTCCCCATCTCCCAACCCCCCCACTGGTTTTTAATTTGTATTCACAGGTGGATTCTTTGCCGTCTGAGGTTACATAGATGAGAACTGGGGGGGGATTTGGGGGATCTCTCTCCAGCAGCTTTATAAAGAGGGTGAGGTATCAATCAGGTGCTGATGTTACACTGATGCAATGTTTCAGCCTATAGAGGAGGTTACTTCTGGGCACTGTACTGATTTATATCAATTTACCAGCAGCTAATATAGATATCAGTTACTCTTTAGATATGATATTGAGAATAAATGTAGCTTAGAGACATAGAAATGTATTTCTATTCCACTATAACGTTCTCAATTTGTGCATCCGTGTTCACTTCTATCTGGATCTAGAGGCGAGGAATCACATCAACAACACATCGTCtagtgcatgtaaacatgtttattctcATGCTTTCAATTGTAATTCAACGCATTCACCAAAGAAACAGAACACACTAAATAGTTGTCTTCCGTTTCGATGTTATACATTCAGAGtgcaattatgtttttttataaatagaataaaatatctgaatatcGTAGTATATAatctctcttttaaaaaaatgtttctgcagAAATTACTGCAGAATAGGAAATATAGCATTTACATGAAGCAGAATAtacacagaaagaagaagatataGACATTCATAGATCAGCGGGTGCACAGCACTGTTCCCAAAACCCAGAGATAAAATCATCATAAGATTGTTCtcaatataaatgtatataaaaaattAAGCTACACAAGTGTACTGCAAGTGTGCAATCAGCCCAAGGATAGTAAGATGTTCATATCCAACAGcataaatattaatacagtTTACAGTACATTAAGGATGGGGTGATTATCCCAGAATAAGGTACAGGGTTGATTGGAGTCAGCTCTTATCGGAATTCTGTTTCAGTGtcttttaaattacatttgaaaaaaaaaaatgcaaaagaaacagTTTGGAATAAAAACGTTTTTAGCCAGTAGGgcaaaaatgtctttcttcataacagaaaacagagcagaaagTTTAAATGACCTCCTGACATGACAAAACTGAATCAGAAATGACTCCACAACCCTGCTTGGAGGTAAAAGGGGAGAAAGGGCAGAGGCTGACTAGTCGGTCTTCTTGCAGCTTGTTGTCTCTGCGTTCTCTGACTCGTCTTTGGCTTTGAGCGATCCGCTTTTTCCTTTCCCTGCTGCCTCATTCTCACTGGACTCTTTGGTTGTTGTGGTAGAGGTCGTCCGGTTCGCTGCGCCGTTATCAATATTTGCTTTCTTCACATCGGCGGTGAGGGCGGCGTAAGGGGAGGAGCCAGCGAAGAAGGTCTTGTAGATGGCTGACTCGATGGCAGCAAAGGGCGAGGTGGACGAGCCTGTCAGCATCATCCTTGACTGAAAAAGAGACGATACACTTGTGATGACAGAAGCAAAAtatgagaaaagagagaaacatttgacatttgtgattttccAAACTGTGGGAGTGGCTCAAATCCCTTCAATATGGCAGCTGTCTTTGACATATCCTCAGCCAAACAACCATAAAAAGTGACTTTATCTAACATCACATGATGGGGTCAAGTCCAGTGCTGctatgattagtcaattaatcgattagttgattgatagAAGCTTAATTAACAACTATAGTAATAACTGAaaaattgttttagtcattttcaagcaaaaatgccaaaatatttgctgcttttagcttctcaaatgtcacgatttaatgcttttctctGTACACTAAATATATTTGCGTTTTGGATAGtatttaaagatgtcacctttgactctggcaAATAATAAtgggcattttcactattttctgatgttttctaGACAAagcgattaatcaattaatcaagaaaataatcagtaaattaatcgataatgaaagaCATgtaacttgtcatttttttcacagaaagcTGACCAGTTACGTGATGTTGGCCTCTTTTACATATAATAGCACTGTATGGGTATTGGGTGTATTAGTTACGTATTAGTATTAGGGGATGAGAGTATAACGCTTGCATCATCAggaacacaaaataataaacagcaggTTGGACACGACTCTTAAATCTGATGAAATGGCTTGGCGCTAATTTGACAGATCAGAGTCAGAGGGAACTAACAGAATGAGAGTTGAAAGAAGACATGGTGGATTTATCTGTGTCTCAGTCAAGAGCACAAGTTTcccagagaagagaggagaagatgaTGCAAGCTGAAGAAAATGATGCAAAAGCCCCAGCCCTACGGGTAATACCGAGCTAATGTGAGTCACCACAGCTAAAACTTCAAAAAAGCAGAGGCAGAAAGGTCATTTAGAAGACAAGGCTACGGCAACGCCACAGATTTGGAGGGAGCCTCAGCTCCAAAACATTTGTTATACCTGAGTTAAGATCTGAGTCACAGGTAAGCAATTCAATTGAGCAAAATACACCTTCCTGTTCTGTATCTCAACCACCGTTTTGCTACCTTGGGTATATATTGAAGGTCACAGTGTCAAGTATAAGCTACTTCAGACTGACCTTGTTGACGACGGTAAAGATGGTGTAGATCAGCATCAGGTGCTGCTTCTGGAGAGGCAGGTATTGGGTCTGCTGCAGAGTGAACAGCACTGCCCCTATCAGGGTGATCTTGGTGGGGCttaataaagaaacaataaatgttaaaagaGCAGTTATGATATCTGAGAAGAATTAATTAAAAGTCTAAAATAGTGAGGATGATTACTTCATGCACACACTTGAGAGAAGTCACATTTTATATGCTTGAATCATCAAGGACAACCTGTCTAAACTGGAAACAAACGTCATCACTGTAGATGGCAATCCTGTGAGTACATAACTCCAATTGGTTTCAATTCTTCCTTGTATGTGAAAGACAAAGGTAACAAAGAGTTTTCTGATGATATTTTTATACACATATGGGTGCCAGCTGTAGAATACCctcagctttattcagtgtttccatGTTTGGTATAAACTAGAGTTTGGGAAATAGGTTTAGCTtagtataaagactggaaacaaagggaaacagctagcctagctctgtccaaaaggTAAGAAATCAGCCTACCAGCActtctaattaacacattatatcttgtttgttggATCTATATAAAAACcaaagtgtgaaaacaaatattgttttaGGAAGTGGTTGCATCCAGCCAATAAATAGTCTTGGCACATAACCCCCGTAACAAACCAaagtgtgtttcccaaaatgccaaacttttcCTTTCAGTTTCAAATTACACTCtgtacattaaaacacactcacagtgtAGTTTATAATCACAAAgataacataaaaaacacagatgtaatATCAATAAAGTCTTGTAGAAGACTTACTATGACATTTTGAGGAGCTCGTTGGTCTCTGGTTTCCATACACCTCGAACAAGCTGCTCAAAATTACTGATCAGACCACCTCCAGCACCTTGTGAAGGGAGATAtatgattaaattaaaatgtattacttATCTGATATTAATTAAAACACTAAATACTTCATTATTACTTCAAAGCGCTTACAAAATGATGTTATCATAATACAAAAAAAGGACTGAGACACAGATCCACATATGCACACCACCAGATAACTGACCTTTAGCCCAGCCAATGGCAATCATAACCAGCAGGCTGTCCTTGTATCTGCTGTATGCCTGGGTGACTCCTCCGAGCACCTTCCATGTCCTAGTCACTTCCTTCATTCCTGACAGCACCAGCCTGAGAGGCAGCAGGGCGGCACAACAGTACACCAGGTCCATGGGGCAGTAGAACACAAGGTACCTGGGGAGACACACATGGCTCAAAtaacaagtgcacacacacacacaaacatttcagcTACCTATTGAATGTCAACTATGTGGCCAGTAAACAAAGTCTCTGTCAAGTACTTCTTTTCACCAGCAGagggcactgtgtgtgtgtgttttttttgtggtaagAGTGCAATTATATGTGCCACCAGTAGAGGGAAACCAAAGacttcatatttaaaaaaaacctctctgTTTCATTGAATGTCTATCACATTTCTTGATCCCTTTACAGGAAATTGATTATTGTACATTTCATCTATAAGAGAACCTCATTATTCTGTATTTTGCTCCAGGGATGCATAGAGAAAAGGACACGTTTGTGTATCCCTTTTCCCTCAAAGTTGCAGAGGGCCTCTCACTAATCCTATCACTTTCTGCTTCCAtgctttcctttctctctctctctctctctctctcaccctttTCTCTGCATTTCTTCTAATTTCTTTGATATTTACCAGATGACTGAAGCAAGCAGAATGCTGGTGCTGTTGGACAAAGGTGCTACAGGTGGCTCAGCCAGCATCATCCCAGACAGAACAGCTCCGCCGAAACAGAAGAGCATGGAGCTGAACCAGCAGGCCAAGGGGCTGGCTCTGGACACCTCAAGAGCTCCTGCACAAGACAAGAAGTATATTTATTAGCATGATCACTGTGGATTTCTTTGAGTCCCTACATGTACAGTAGTATGTTTTCCTTAAATAAGGTATTAGCATTCCCACAAGGTCTAAATACTCTGTGCTCTTATATCCACGTGAGTCTGTTGTTCAGTGCTTACCATAATGATCAATAAATATAAGCCTATACCTTTGATTCCATGTTGTAAGACActaaatcatgaaaaatgttttacaggcACTTACAGTATATCCGTATatctgtgtatgtatatatgtacaataataatcttttacTACAGTAAGAATTTCGAATTctggacttttacttgtaatagagtatttttatactgtgatattgctatttttacttgagtaaaaggtttcaatacttcttccaccactttaTTTCCCTTCACTAAATGAAGACAGACAGGctttgtaataaataaataaataaataaagtattattGCAGACATCAGTTGAACTTGTCAGGGTAACTAGAAGTCAGTGGAGTTTGATGCCTGTTCCTTGGCTTTCCCAACCAAGGAACAGGCCTCTGGCTTTGTGTAAATATTAACAAGTTAAGTACAGTTTTTAGAGATACAGAAAGCTTTGAGCTCAGCTATATTATTTGCTTCCAGGCCTGGAGTTCAAAGTGCAGAGCAGAGGCATGACAGTTAAAAGTTACAAACACCGATGATATCAGTTCACTCAAGATAATAATCAGCCACtcagtgctgtctctgtttccaccctgttttttccatttaaacaaTTTACACACTAACTGCATGACATGAGCGCTCATGACTTATAGGCAAATCGAATAGCATAAGAACTGCTTTGTATTATGATATTATGGCATCTGATGTAAATCTTCACTATGAAAGGATGGTTTAGTGTCGTTATTGTTTAAACGGTCAACacaggttttattttaaaaattacaacaCATGAGATTTTGCATATCCTTGCTGCCATGGTACACTAGGATATACACTCAGTTTATGTCAATccagctaaaactaatgcagagAAATACACCAGTCAGTCCCATcaaggttataatgttcagttcttgttttgctgttttacagAAGTGTTGATTCAACGTAATTGTCATTGGAGGCCGCAGTTTGTGGTACTGTTGAATTGTATTTGGTTATATATACACTGAGATATACACTGATATCAATGAGGTGgatgacagatgagaaacaGTTGTCAGTATAAAGGAATACAATTCAACAGCGTCATAAACTACAACTTCCAAAATAACCATCAATATTCATCAATAACCACTGATATTCTTTTGACTGCATTAATTTTAGCCATGTGTGtaataataaactaataaactaaataaCTAATAAACTGGCCACTGAGTGCATGTATATCACTTCACCTCAGCCAGGTAGCACTCAGTCAACCCTGAACCACCTGCCTGGAGTCACTAAGGCCGCACACAGGACCATACTGGTAATCTGAGGATTACAGACAGATTATAGACTCCTGGAGAGAGATTGGTAAACCAGGAGGATTTATAGCTGTATCTCCCTCCTCTGCAGACTCCTCTGGATTCACTCAGTGCTGCTCACATTTTAACCTCAACACCTCTTTCAGTTCAGAAAggatatgaaaatgaaaataaactggtTGATGTTTAGAATTGTTTCTAAATGAGAACATTTGCAAGGGGGAAACTAAAGTTGAACATTTTGATTTAAGGTTTAACTAATAACGTTATTAATCAATGTACTAATTGAGGAAACAGAGCTATCATTAGTCATTAATAGAAATCTctgacacaaagacaaaaaagaactGTACTGTAAGTAAGAGGACTCATCTATTTGATATGTCTCTATATAATATCTTACGTTGTTACATTAAATACTCAGAGGGCATCTTTAATACCTAAACACACATTCTTTGATGCCTGAGTGGTCTCCATATCTTCATCAGTGGGCCACTATTATAAccaacagaggaaacagatggACAAAGGCATACTGTACTTGCTCCTTTTGTTTACAACGTTAGGCTGCATGGGCATTTTTCTTCATCAATGtatctgttaattattttctcgattaatagATGTCAttcggtctataaaatgtcagaaaatggtgaaaaatgttatgATAATGATaactgtttcctaaagcccgCGGTaaaacctcaaatgtcttgttttgttgcgatcaacagtccataaccccaaaatattcagtttactatcatgaggaagaaagaaaccagaaaactaTTATTTGTAGAgagtatatttgtatttgattactcaatatcaaaatagttggcaattcattttctgttgctcGACTAATCGATTGCTCTAGTTATAATCTATAGCAGAGTGGGAGATTAACAGTTCAGTTTAGagaaattgttgtttttctgtactGTCACGTGTcagaaaactgaacatgaaacGATACTGTATCATTTGTGTGCACAAGAAGTCTGATGTAATTACCTATTTGTGGTTAAAAGCTAGTTGCCACAGTTAGAAGAGGAGGAAGTTTGagaaaatgaaccaaaaaaaaaaaaaagcacccaAATGTCAGATAGGGAAGGGTGGTTAAAAATATGCCAACAGTCCAGTCACACACATCCTCTTCTCCTGTCATAGTTTATATTGAGTCCTGATGTAAGTGCTTAGTATTTGTGCCATTTGTGTTTTAGCAGTTGTTGCACACGGTCCACATGTGCAGCACATTG from Thunnus albacares chromosome 18, fThuAlb1.1, whole genome shotgun sequence encodes:
- the tmem38b gene encoding trimeric intracellular cation channel type B, yielding MDLFGLLHLDELSHGLANLSMFPYFDMAHYMVSVMALREQPGALEVSRASPLACWFSSMLFCFGGAVLSGMMLAEPPVAPLSNSTSILLASVIWYLVFYCPMDLVYCCAALLPLRLVLSGMKEVTRTWKVLGGVTQAYSRYKDSLLVMIAIGWAKGAGGGLISNFEQLVRGVWKPETNELLKMSYPTKITLIGAVLFTLQQTQYLPLQKQHLMLIYTIFTVVNKSRMMLTGSSTSPFAAIESAIYKTFFAGSSPYAALTADVKKANIDNGAANRTTSTTTTKESSENEAAGKGKSGSLKAKDESENAETTSCKKTD